The following are encoded in a window of Ruminiclostridium herbifermentans genomic DNA:
- a CDS encoding TM1802 family CRISPR-associated protein produces the protein MDMPLLIADIGRSSEGGIYDKLGKSIKLMSKDLKKDLINVFLDLNLDKQCIELDFQPYYAASEKEYNYFGNNSASNVQFYAVRDAASILYYWFGKSKGVLKNLLDSLEGGQLHELLKECEKAELFNINGLNCEKIIPRDNESFEVKFVKENKEKAVYVNGEKSSAEKLFLAYIGARNAEKICLVIPRIIHNSSKHVISNHKDYLELCENQIQGQSEGAKSNYICHICNNSCDDVNTVAYSGKLARSSISKAFVTTTINYAPNFDKNKFDSVFSICGSCASLLKSGENKAMSEMKSKIAGEDVVLLFEGLYEDIEYSCYQRLKENIDIVFSPKESDEWFDELNQEINYFQEVENFYFSIIFYKTDGNSCAIKKTIESISNAKFIYIQKIFEECRLTMSQYLRYFNLGHIYRIVPVTTDKKGTQLNIKRVLNLISAVIQGELIDKNEIMELACDALEKGVMQLKSSELRNYRNLYGLEFYYNEQKKSKDFRYTDRYIKRIVMSYICFFKSLQKLKILNKEVFQLEIAEQITSGLPERIAEMEIFLNSNGFSKEAKGLFYLGTMIYQIGVAQARSKHTQKPILDKISFGGMNSKDVVQLYLEVIEKTRQYQKNVNLWWFERLQKQMHLNFGDLSSVKLLNEKENVFYIMSGYAFCVDNYKKSNIDSEEDTENDSEQ, from the coding sequence ATGGACATGCCGTTGCTGATTGCCGATATTGGCAGAAGCTCGGAAGGAGGAATTTATGACAAGCTTGGTAAGAGTATAAAGCTGATGTCAAAGGATTTAAAGAAGGATTTGATTAATGTATTTTTAGATTTAAATTTGGACAAGCAGTGTATTGAGTTGGATTTTCAGCCTTATTATGCTGCTAGCGAAAAGGAGTATAACTATTTTGGAAATAATAGTGCATCAAATGTACAGTTTTACGCAGTTAGGGATGCTGCAAGCATTTTGTACTATTGGTTTGGTAAGAGCAAGGGTGTTTTGAAAAATTTATTGGATTCTCTAGAAGGTGGCCAATTACATGAGTTGCTGAAGGAATGTGAAAAAGCAGAGTTATTCAACATTAATGGACTCAATTGTGAAAAGATAATTCCTCGAGATAATGAAAGCTTTGAGGTGAAATTTGTTAAAGAGAATAAGGAAAAGGCTGTATATGTGAATGGCGAAAAGTCATCTGCTGAAAAATTGTTTTTGGCTTATATTGGAGCCAGAAATGCAGAGAAAATCTGTCTAGTCATACCAAGGATTATCCATAATAGTTCAAAACATGTTATATCAAATCACAAGGATTACTTGGAACTTTGTGAAAATCAAATCCAGGGTCAGTCAGAAGGAGCAAAATCAAATTATATTTGCCATATATGTAATAACTCATGTGATGATGTAAATACTGTAGCTTACAGCGGAAAACTGGCTAGAAGCAGTATTAGTAAAGCCTTTGTTACAACCACTATAAATTATGCTCCTAATTTTGATAAAAATAAATTTGACAGTGTATTTTCAATTTGCGGCTCATGTGCAAGCTTGCTTAAATCTGGTGAAAATAAAGCAATGAGTGAAATGAAGTCCAAAATAGCTGGAGAGGATGTTGTATTACTGTTTGAAGGCTTGTATGAGGATATTGAATACAGCTGTTATCAAAGACTAAAAGAAAATATTGATATTGTTTTCAGTCCAAAAGAATCTGACGAATGGTTTGATGAACTAAATCAAGAAATAAACTATTTCCAAGAGGTAGAAAATTTCTATTTCAGTATAATTTTTTACAAAACAGATGGTAATTCATGTGCAATTAAGAAAACTATTGAAAGTATCTCAAATGCTAAATTCATATACATTCAAAAGATATTTGAGGAATGCAGACTGACAATGAGTCAATATCTGAGGTATTTTAACCTTGGACATATCTATAGAATTGTTCCAGTTACTACAGATAAAAAGGGAACACAGTTAAACATCAAGCGAGTGCTCAATTTAATAAGTGCTGTTATTCAAGGGGAATTAATTGATAAGAATGAAATAATGGAATTGGCATGTGATGCTTTAGAAAAAGGAGTAATGCAATTAAAATCCTCTGAACTCAGAAACTACAGGAATCTTTACGGCCTTGAATTCTATTATAATGAGCAGAAAAAGAGCAAGGACTTTAGATATACGGACAGATACATAAAAAGAATAGTTATGTCATATATATGCTTCTTCAAAAGCTTACAAAAGCTGAAAATACTAAATAAGGAGGTTTTTCAATTGGAAATTGCAGAACAGATCACAAGTGGTTTGCCAGAGAGAATTGCAGAAATGGAAATATTTTTGAATTCAAATGGATTTTCAAAAGAGGCAAAGGGTCTATTTTATCTAGGTACAATGATATATCAAATAGGTGTGGCACAAGCCAGAAGCAAACATACCCAAAAGCCTATACTTGATAAAATATCCTTTGGGGGCATGAATTCTAAGGATGTAGTTCAGCTGTATTTAGAGGTTATTGAAAAAACTAGACAGTATCAAAAGAATGTAAACTTATGGTGGTTTGAAAGGCTTCAAAAGCAAATGCATTTGAATTTTGGAGATTTATCATCAGTTAAGCTGCTGAATGAAAAAGAAAATGTGTTTTACATAATGTCAGGCTACGCTTTTTGCGTGGATAACTATAAAAAATCAAATATAGATTCTGAGGAGGACACTGAAAATGATAGTGAACAATAG
- the cas6 gene encoding CRISPR-associated endoribonuclease Cas6: MYCRLTISSSDKIVLPFQYNHIIQALLYKFINDEEYSNFLHNNGYTHNKRSFKLFSFSNIITKPLKIDRETKKFVFPEEISIYISCVDAEFLKYIFQSFAVSEKELRIHNNLAHISNVFFRQDVQNYKEEMEVRTLSPITTYSTLFSADGKKKTYYYTPYEEQFSENIRKNLIKKYCAFYDKEPEDTSFSIKPLGKIAERIIIYKGFVIKAYSGDFKISGSEELKKMAFASGIGSKNSQGFGFILPKDEEVL; the protein is encoded by the coding sequence ATGTATTGCAGATTAACCATTAGCAGTTCTGATAAAATTGTACTACCATTTCAGTATAACCATATAATTCAAGCATTGTTATATAAATTTATTAATGATGAAGAGTATTCGAATTTTTTACATAACAATGGATATACACATAATAAGCGCAGTTTTAAGCTTTTTTCCTTTTCTAACATCATTACCAAGCCATTGAAAATTGACAGAGAAACGAAAAAATTTGTCTTTCCTGAGGAGATTTCCATTTACATATCATGTGTTGATGCTGAATTTCTTAAATACATATTTCAAAGCTTTGCTGTCAGCGAAAAAGAACTGCGAATCCATAACAATCTAGCGCACATTTCAAATGTATTTTTCAGACAGGATGTTCAAAATTATAAAGAGGAAATGGAGGTGAGAACTCTTTCACCAATAACCACCTACAGTACCTTATTTTCTGCTGACGGGAAAAAGAAAACGTACTATTACACACCATATGAAGAGCAATTTTCAGAGAATATAAGAAAAAATTTAATAAAAAAATATTGTGCTTTTTATGATAAAGAGCCTGAGGATACGTCTTTTTCTATAAAGCCTCTAGGGAAAATAGCAGAAAGAATCATAATTTACAAAGGATTCGTTATTAAGGCATATAGTGGTGATTTTAAAATATCAGGATCAGAGGAATTAAAGAAGATGGCTTTTGCAAGCGGTATAGGAAGCAAGAATTCACAAGGGTTCGGATTTATTTTGCCTAAAGATGAGGAGGTGCTTTAA